A stretch of the Paucidesulfovibrio longus DSM 6739 genome encodes the following:
- a CDS encoding response regulator produces the protein MRIMIVDDEERLLYTTKKLFSKIGIDVLTASSGEEALRLLESETVHVVFLDIKMPGMGGLKVLTEIKKIDPMIEVIMLTGHAALESAVEGIQLGAADYLIKPVSMKSLLSKSEEAFERRKKLEEKIHLARSRNVVRGD, from the coding sequence ATGAGAATCATGATTGTGGATGACGAGGAACGTCTCCTCTACACGACCAAAAAGCTGTTCTCCAAGATCGGCATCGACGTGCTCACCGCGTCCAGCGGCGAGGAAGCGCTTCGGCTTCTGGAGTCCGAAACGGTGCACGTCGTCTTTCTCGACATCAAGATGCCGGGAATGGGCGGACTCAAGGTGCTGACGGAAATCAAGAAAATAGACCCCATGATTGAAGTGATCATGCTTACGGGGCACGCCGCCCTGGAATCCGCGGTGGAAGGCATCCAGCTCGGCGCGGCAGACTATCTGATCAAGCCTGTGAGCATGAAGAGCCTGTTGAGCAAGTCGGAAGAGGCGTTTGAAAGGAGGAAGAAGCTCGAGGAAAAAATACACTTAGCCAGGAGTCGGAATGTCGTCAGAGGTGATTGA
- a CDS encoding sensor histidine kinase, giving the protein MVKDKGKDQRKGGQDSTGEGNPFRGIRKRLLAVMVIAPVVPFLFVLLVGQAAFVNSVKSSTVGAMRRIVEDHGRMIDSYLEERRADLEMLLDTDGGRGLENQSDLENRLRHLRRSCPAFVDLGFIAPNGVQQAYAGPYDLLGKDYSKAPWYTATLEKGYHVSDVFLGYRNEPHFVIAISRQEAAGRIVLRATMDPHRFSGLVEGIRLGVTGEAWVLDAEGRYQTEPRSKAPLLSQSDLPKLGALPKRAVHVYAAEDADGKEYLYCTSWINDGKWLLVVRQEKDDAFAGLQEAASWIAAILLFGGLLIAALAFMLSTHIEHALSRVFLEKETLRNHLYRAARLAELGEMTTGIAHEINNPLQVMKSDLSYMEMVMNDMVEKNDLKEGEESKELRTSLEQLRIQISRCAKITQAILKFGRQGESVVQDMDVRSFLPEIVGMIEEKAAVNGIRLELEPLDRPLFVRADPGQVQQVLLNLLNNALHAVEERHPEGGGLVTVSCSLGEDGMVGIDVRDNGSGINPENMERIFTPFFTTKPVGKGTGLGLSVCHGIVDRMGGQMDVRSTKGVGTTFTVRLPRPTK; this is encoded by the coding sequence ATGGTCAAGGACAAAGGAAAGGATCAACGAAAAGGGGGGCAGGACTCCACGGGGGAGGGCAATCCGTTTCGCGGAATCCGCAAGCGGCTGCTGGCGGTGATGGTCATCGCCCCGGTGGTGCCGTTTCTGTTCGTGTTGCTGGTCGGGCAGGCCGCCTTCGTCAATTCGGTCAAGAGTTCCACCGTGGGAGCCATGCGCCGCATCGTCGAGGATCATGGCCGCATGATCGACTCCTATCTCGAAGAACGTCGGGCCGATCTTGAAATGCTGCTCGATACCGATGGAGGGCGTGGACTCGAAAACCAGTCCGACCTGGAAAACCGCTTGCGGCATCTGCGCCGGAGCTGTCCCGCCTTCGTCGATCTCGGCTTTATCGCGCCGAACGGCGTGCAGCAGGCGTATGCCGGACCGTACGACCTGTTGGGCAAGGATTATTCCAAGGCTCCCTGGTACACGGCCACCCTGGAAAAAGGATACCACGTCAGCGACGTTTTCCTGGGATATCGCAACGAGCCGCATTTCGTCATTGCAATTTCGCGCCAGGAGGCCGCAGGACGGATCGTGTTGCGGGCCACGATGGATCCGCATCGCTTCAGCGGTTTGGTGGAGGGCATCCGTTTGGGCGTCACGGGCGAGGCCTGGGTGCTCGACGCGGAGGGCCGCTATCAGACCGAGCCGCGTTCCAAGGCCCCGCTTTTGTCCCAATCCGACCTGCCGAAGCTGGGAGCGCTGCCGAAGCGGGCGGTGCACGTCTATGCGGCCGAAGATGCCGACGGCAAGGAATATCTGTATTGCACATCCTGGATCAACGACGGCAAATGGCTGCTCGTGGTCCGACAGGAGAAGGACGACGCCTTTGCCGGGCTTCAGGAGGCGGCGAGCTGGATCGCGGCCATCCTGTTGTTCGGCGGCCTGCTCATCGCCGCGCTCGCCTTCATGCTCAGCACCCACATCGAGCACGCGCTCAGTCGCGTATTCCTCGAGAAGGAAACCCTTCGCAATCATCTCTACCGAGCGGCACGGCTTGCGGAATTGGGAGAGATGACCACGGGCATCGCCCATGAAATCAACAACCCTTTGCAGGTCATGAAGAGCGATCTTTCCTATATGGAAATGGTCATGAACGACATGGTCGAAAAGAATGACCTCAAAGAGGGCGAGGAGAGCAAAGAATTGCGCACCTCCTTGGAGCAATTGCGCATTCAGATCAGCCGTTGCGCAAAGATCACGCAAGCGATCCTCAAGTTCGGCCGCCAGGGGGAATCCGTGGTGCAGGATATGGACGTCCGTTCCTTCCTGCCGGAAATCGTGGGCATGATCGAGGAAAAAGCCGCGGTAAACGGAATCCGCCTCGAACTGGAGCCGCTGGATCGTCCTCTTTTCGTTCGGGCCGATCCCGGCCAGGTGCAGCAGGTGTTGCTCAATCTGCTGAACAACGCCCTGCACGCCGTGGAGGAGCGGCATCCGGAAGGCGGCGGATTGGTGACCGTGTCTTGCAGTCTCGGCGAGGACGGCATGGTCGGCATCGACGTTCGGGACAACGGCTCCGGCATCAACCCGGAAAACATGGAACGCATCTTTACCCCGTTCTTCACGACCAAGCCCGTGGGCAAGGGCACCGGGCTGGGGCTTTCGGTCTGCCACGGCATCGTGGACCGCATGGGCGGGCAGATGGACGTGCGGAGCACCAAGGGCGTCGGAACGACCTTTACGGTACGTCTGCCCAGGCCAACGAAATAA
- a CDS encoding CBS domain-containing protein, with product MSINIKVLMVDDEERFRTTTAKILERKGYETVMAASGEEALVKMSEKPDVVILDVKMEGMDGHETLKKIKEIDADVPVIMLTGHGALPSAKEALDSGATDYLNKPCDVDLLSAKIRDAVAAAKQEPYRERLAEEIMIPLTNYATITEDETVRSAIVKLKELGTQLVSTDRLMDTGHRSILVFDKTGDLTGILSPMDLIAAARPAYLSVPKPSMADSLQYSTMFWQGLFTSRIQEIADKKVADIMSDCPPVIDATANLMEIAETMFSQRARRLAVARGGKVVGVVREQEMFFEIGRIIAN from the coding sequence ATGTCAATCAATATAAAAGTATTGATGGTTGATGACGAGGAACGTTTTCGCACCACCACGGCCAAGATTCTGGAACGCAAGGGGTACGAGACCGTCATGGCGGCCAGCGGCGAGGAAGCCCTGGTCAAGATGAGCGAAAAGCCCGACGTGGTCATCCTCGACGTGAAGATGGAAGGGATGGACGGGCACGAAACCTTGAAAAAGATCAAGGAAATCGATGCCGACGTTCCCGTGATCATGCTCACGGGACACGGCGCGCTTCCCAGCGCCAAGGAGGCTCTCGACTCCGGCGCGACGGATTACCTGAACAAGCCCTGCGACGTGGACCTGCTCTCGGCGAAGATCCGGGACGCGGTGGCCGCGGCCAAGCAGGAACCCTACCGAGAGCGGTTGGCGGAGGAAATCATGATTCCGCTGACCAACTACGCCACCATCACCGAGGACGAAACCGTGCGTTCGGCCATCGTCAAGCTCAAGGAACTCGGAACGCAGCTCGTGTCCACCGACCGACTTATGGACACCGGCCACCGCTCCATCCTTGTTTTCGACAAGACCGGCGACCTCACGGGCATCCTCAGCCCCATGGATCTGATCGCGGCTGCGCGGCCCGCCTACCTGAGCGTGCCCAAGCCGTCCATGGCGGACAGCCTGCAGTATTCGACCATGTTCTGGCAGGGGCTCTTCACCTCGCGGATCCAGGAAATCGCGGACAAGAAGGTTGCGGACATCATGTCCGACTGCCCGCCCGTGATCGACGCGACCGCGAACCTCATGGAAATCGCCGAGACCATGTTCTCGCAGCGCGCCCGGCGTCTGGCCGTGGCCCGCGGCGGCAAGGTCGTCGGCGTGGTCCGGGAGCAGGAGATGTTCTTCGAAATAGGCCGCATCATCGCGAACTGA
- a CDS encoding SLC13 family permease, translated as MAEATKRKATGYDKYVNWKLLVIPVVLFAVILALPTPKSMQKVGTQYQVGPAAVVSFLAQELFQEKPSNLDQWQLATCQMMEQNMRMGALSKKRFLKRDAKWCKQYKIPVDGANLKRAMEYVDQNLTEEQYRATLQAAFDVRMHRLNYDELSEKDRAKADKGSWQIKVAMAMVVFVVFCFVTECMPLPGVAFCIGLILVFTGVVSRREVAGLYWDDACWFIMGSLMFAAAFVKTGVDKRVCLMMFKKLAVPNVRWITLIFFLIITPLAAFISDHALAAMFLPIGMLLYQNSLTDDIKEDPELAKMLMIAIAMACNIGGPGAPSGGARNVIMMTYLTDMFGFDIGYFQWVTYCFPFLLIMIPITWVMVNWRFKPRITSLAPAMKHLESEIGKMGSWNKHQIWALVIFIVMVWGWFTEKAFFQMGIYPVRLGIGVIAVAGAVAYLLAGVVNWRDYQEKVDWGVVWLYAGAIIFGRVLDKTGAAYWMAKTVVEFMAPLGMDQGLPLMLTSNGLTAVLTNLMADGPAAAAVGPITLNMAGIVHPGTTYLPFMAMSTAIASSFAYCLIIGTPPNAIVYASGYLEPKDYLRVGIPMWFIANIVLIGMTAVYWATRGFGGLPGF; from the coding sequence ATGGCTGAAGCTACGAAGAGAAAAGCTACCGGGTATGACAAGTACGTCAACTGGAAGCTCTTGGTTATTCCGGTGGTCCTGTTTGCGGTCATCCTGGCGCTGCCCACCCCGAAGAGCATGCAGAAGGTCGGCACGCAGTATCAGGTCGGCCCCGCAGCGGTCGTCTCTTTCCTGGCGCAGGAATTGTTCCAGGAAAAGCCGTCCAATCTGGATCAGTGGCAGCTGGCCACGTGCCAGATGATGGAACAGAACATGCGCATGGGCGCGCTTTCCAAGAAGCGTTTCCTCAAGCGCGACGCCAAGTGGTGCAAGCAGTACAAGATCCCCGTTGACGGCGCCAACCTGAAGCGGGCCATGGAATATGTCGATCAGAATCTGACCGAAGAACAGTACCGCGCGACGCTCCAGGCGGCGTTCGACGTGCGCATGCACCGGTTGAACTACGACGAGCTCTCGGAGAAGGATCGCGCCAAGGCCGACAAGGGCAGTTGGCAGATCAAGGTCGCCATGGCCATGGTCGTGTTCGTGGTCTTCTGTTTCGTCACGGAATGCATGCCCCTGCCGGGCGTGGCCTTCTGCATCGGTTTGATCCTGGTCTTCACGGGCGTGGTCTCGCGTCGTGAAGTCGCCGGATTATATTGGGACGACGCCTGCTGGTTCATCATGGGCTCGCTCATGTTCGCGGCGGCATTCGTCAAGACAGGCGTGGACAAGCGCGTGTGCCTGATGATGTTCAAGAAGCTCGCCGTGCCCAACGTGCGTTGGATCACGCTGATCTTCTTCCTGATCATCACGCCCCTGGCCGCGTTCATCTCGGACCACGCCCTGGCGGCCATGTTCCTGCCCATCGGCATGCTGCTCTATCAGAACAGCCTTACCGACGACATCAAGGAAGACCCCGAACTGGCCAAGATGCTGATGATCGCCATCGCCATGGCCTGCAACATCGGCGGTCCCGGCGCTCCTTCCGGCGGCGCCCGCAACGTCATCATGATGACCTACCTGACCGACATGTTCGGATTCGATATCGGCTACTTCCAGTGGGTCACCTACTGCTTCCCGTTCCTCTTGATCATGATCCCCATCACCTGGGTCATGGTCAACTGGCGCTTCAAGCCGAGAATCACCTCGCTTGCTCCGGCCATGAAGCACCTGGAGAGCGAGATCGGCAAGATGGGCAGCTGGAACAAGCATCAGATCTGGGCACTGGTGATCTTCATCGTCATGGTCTGGGGCTGGTTCACGGAAAAGGCGTTCTTCCAGATGGGCATCTACCCCGTGCGTCTGGGCATCGGCGTCATCGCGGTGGCCGGTGCGGTGGCCTACCTGCTGGCGGGCGTGGTCAACTGGCGCGACTATCAGGAGAAGGTCGATTGGGGCGTGGTCTGGCTGTATGCCGGCGCGATCATCTTCGGCCGCGTGCTGGACAAGACCGGCGCCGCGTACTGGATGGCCAAGACCGTGGTCGAATTCATGGCTCCCTTGGGCATGGACCAGGGGCTGCCGCTGATGCTCACGTCGAACGGCCTGACCGCGGTGCTCACGAACCTTATGGCGGACGGCCCGGCAGCGGCCGCAGTCGGACCCATCACGCTGAACATGGCGGGCATCGTGCATCCCGGCACGACGTACCTCCCGTTCATGGCCATGTCCACGGCAATCGCCTCGTCCTTCGCGTACTGCCTGATCATCGGCACCCCGCCGAACGCCATCGTGTACGCCTCCGGTTATCTGGAGCCCAAGGACTACCTGCGGGTCGGCATACCGATGTGGTTCATCGCCAACATCGTGCTGATCGGAATGACGGCGGTCTACTGGGCGACACGGGGGTTTGGCGGCCTGCCAGGCTTCTGA
- a CDS encoding sigma 54-interacting transcriptional regulator: protein MFRNADPDAPRRERSFVRFFHSLDLKAKLMVTVIPCLVIILMTTGYVTYRLSTDYMDIALERNVRIRDLAQANAVERFLDQCRRDLLMASRQPLDEAAMLKTLEDLRESGGIQYSEFAYLSPDGDDHILLVVNDGRTYSVPGSSINHIRPNPLLHLDRLPRLSPGEVHPSDILDMEYPFPTEQNANHRIAEKIIRFVTPYTAPGKTAPGFLSLAVRASELRNILSLYNSRQSPLWGYPRSDEVRFSFLFDNQGWILFQSGDMDHPEADLTTFLARSGYKGTLGRPDLACAFRPSTAHGDYWEMVAEGAEGRAGIAKLRDDGHNSAKVANYYLSWAPVRFKLSPDAPPIVYAGAAYVDRSQLAVTAGYKYLDVMLVITLGSILLLSLLVYAMSRLAMGPIFRLTRAVSGMQATGRLQRLELPKSGYETARLQAAINGMIDRMRDQMEQIRQKDETIEHVNLKERARLEGDLAMLEEVLQGDMPEIVGVGPRMALFKGDIAKAAQVDVDVLIMGETGTGKQLVAEAIHSHSRRADATFISLNCGALDENLLLDALFGHVKGAFSEAKSDRKGAFLEADGGTLFLDEIQSASAKVQQALLRAIAMRKIKPLGQDTEIDVNVRLICATNADLNEMIEEGLFREDLYYRLKVLAIQTPALREHPESIPALALHYLRQAEQLVNREGLSLSKGALRKMTGYHWPGNIRELINSITRAAVMAESDVIQADEIRLEIEGLSYVSPLDQSVSKDALPSTGEEPMLAEEDRETPDEPDYAAAEPKHREPAGRSAPAEQERSGTPQSQPELNRRQRRALPLIRKRGTITRGDYQDIVGGKLASRTAIYDLQDLVKKGVLIKEGRGPATKYVINPKARLLAG, encoded by the coding sequence ATGTTCAGGAACGCGGACCCCGACGCCCCCCGACGAGAACGCTCCTTTGTCCGATTCTTCCACTCGCTGGACCTCAAAGCCAAACTGATGGTCACGGTGATTCCCTGCCTGGTGATCATCCTGATGACCACCGGCTACGTAACCTACCGACTTTCAACAGACTATATGGATATCGCCCTGGAGCGCAACGTGCGCATCCGGGATCTGGCCCAGGCCAACGCCGTGGAACGCTTTCTGGACCAGTGCCGCCGCGACCTGCTCATGGCCTCGCGCCAGCCCCTGGACGAGGCGGCCATGCTCAAGACGCTCGAAGACCTGAGAGAATCCGGCGGCATCCAATATTCCGAATTCGCGTATCTTTCCCCGGATGGAGACGACCATATCCTGCTCGTGGTCAATGACGGACGGACATACAGCGTGCCCGGATCGAGCATCAACCACATCCGGCCCAACCCGTTGCTGCATCTCGACCGGCTGCCCCGGCTTTCCCCCGGGGAAGTCCATCCCTCGGACATTCTGGACATGGAGTATCCCTTCCCCACGGAGCAGAACGCCAATCACCGCATCGCGGAAAAGATCATCCGTTTCGTGACCCCCTACACCGCGCCCGGCAAGACCGCTCCGGGCTTCCTTTCCCTGGCCGTGCGCGCCTCGGAGCTGCGGAACATCCTATCGCTCTACAACTCCCGCCAATCCCCGCTCTGGGGATATCCCCGGTCCGACGAGGTGCGCTTCAGCTTCCTCTTCGACAACCAGGGCTGGATTCTCTTCCAGTCCGGCGACATGGACCATCCCGAAGCCGATTTGACCACGTTCCTGGCCCGCTCCGGCTACAAGGGCACGCTGGGCCGGCCCGACCTGGCCTGCGCCTTCCGGCCGAGCACCGCCCATGGCGACTATTGGGAAATGGTCGCCGAGGGCGCGGAAGGCCGCGCGGGCATCGCCAAGCTGCGCGACGACGGGCACAACTCGGCAAAAGTCGCCAACTATTATCTTTCCTGGGCTCCGGTGAGATTCAAGCTTTCCCCGGACGCCCCTCCCATCGTCTATGCCGGTGCCGCCTACGTGGACCGGAGCCAGCTCGCCGTGACCGCGGGATACAAATATCTCGACGTCATGCTCGTCATCACCCTGGGCAGCATCCTGCTGCTTTCCCTGCTCGTCTATGCCATGAGCCGACTGGCCATGGGCCCCATCTTCCGGCTGACCCGCGCGGTTTCCGGAATGCAGGCCACAGGCAGGCTCCAGCGCCTTGAACTTCCCAAATCCGGCTACGAGACCGCGCGCCTCCAGGCCGCCATCAACGGCATGATCGACCGCATGCGCGACCAGATGGAGCAGATCCGGCAAAAGGACGAGACCATCGAGCACGTCAACCTCAAGGAACGCGCCCGGCTGGAAGGCGATCTCGCCATGCTGGAGGAAGTGCTGCAAGGAGACATGCCCGAAATCGTTGGAGTCGGACCGCGCATGGCCCTGTTCAAGGGCGACATCGCCAAGGCCGCGCAGGTGGACGTGGACGTGCTGATCATGGGCGAGACGGGCACGGGCAAGCAGCTCGTGGCCGAGGCCATACACAGCCACAGCAGGCGCGCGGACGCCACCTTCATCTCGCTGAACTGCGGCGCGCTCGACGAGAACCTGCTCCTCGACGCCCTTTTCGGCCATGTGAAAGGCGCGTTCAGCGAGGCCAAGTCCGACCGCAAAGGAGCCTTTCTGGAAGCCGACGGCGGCACGCTCTTCCTGGACGAAATCCAGTCCGCGTCCGCCAAGGTCCAGCAGGCCCTGCTCCGGGCCATCGCCATGCGCAAGATCAAGCCGCTGGGACAGGATACGGAAATCGACGTGAACGTGCGCCTGATCTGCGCCACCAACGCCGATCTCAATGAAATGATCGAGGAAGGACTGTTCCGCGAAGATCTGTACTATCGCCTCAAAGTCCTGGCCATTCAGACACCGGCCCTGCGCGAACACCCGGAGAGCATCCCCGCCTTGGCGCTGCACTACCTGCGGCAGGCCGAGCAGCTCGTGAACCGCGAGGGACTGAGCCTGAGCAAGGGCGCGCTGCGCAAGATGACGGGCTATCACTGGCCCGGAAACATCCGCGAGCTGATCAACAGCATCACCCGCGCCGCGGTCATGGCAGAGTCCGATGTGATCCAGGCGGACGAGATCCGGCTGGAAATCGAGGGCTTGAGCTACGTCTCCCCTCTGGATCAGAGCGTGTCCAAAGATGCGCTTCCTTCCACGGGCGAGGAGCCGATGCTTGCCGAGGAGGATCGCGAGACGCCCGACGAGCCGGACTACGCCGCAGCCGAGCCCAAACACAGGGAGCCGGCCGGACGCTCTGCGCCAGCGGAACAGGAAAGAAGCGGAACGCCCCAGTCG